One region of uncultured Sulfurimonas sp. genomic DNA includes:
- a CDS encoding cyclic nucleotide-binding domain-containing protein, whose product MSDYSNYTIEDVEKFLEINRDAQNEEHSRSLRKLLSVQDKISIFRGIEPDELKAIVYNLKFVKFKFKDYVVEQNDTKEEIFFIIDGECQVFHNRQKVGKLRAGEIFGEAGAIFKTQRNASVVCSSKEATLLSFCVDENNMEFCAPALAILYKNLASEINAKLEEINFEFIKK is encoded by the coding sequence ATGAGTGATTACTCTAATTACACAATAGAAGATGTAGAAAAATTTCTAGAGATAAATAGAGATGCACAAAATGAAGAGCATAGCAGAAGTCTTAGAAAACTACTAAGCGTACAAGATAAAATATCTATATTTAGAGGTATAGAACCTGATGAGCTAAAGGCTATTGTATATAATCTAAAGTTTGTAAAGTTCAAGTTCAAAGATTATGTAGTCGAACAAAATGACACTAAAGAAGAGATATTTTTTATCATAGATGGAGAGTGTCAGGTTTTTCACAACAGACAAAAAGTTGGAAAACTTAGAGCTGGAGAAATATTTGGAGAAGCCGGTGCAATATTTAAAACCCAAAGAAATGCAAGTGTAGTTTGCTCATCAAAAGAAGCTACACTTCTTTCTTTTTGTGTTGATGAAAACAACATGGAATTTTGCGCACCAGCACTTGCGATACTCTACAAAAACTTAGCATCTGAGATAAACGCTAAGCTCGAAGAGATAAATTTTGAGTTTATTAAAAAATAG
- a CDS encoding YeiH family protein has product MAFTKENRKGTISGIIFVAIFAAAATMIADISAVKALGISPLVIGIVMGIFYANTLHNNVPSEWGTGITFSGKKILRFAIVFYGFRITFQQIADVGMSGFMVSLIMLSTTFILGSYLGYKIFKMEKDTAMLTASGAAVCGAAAVLATEPVLKAEGHKTAIAVSMVVLFGTISMFLYPVLYASIIEPSSGFLHMTPQEFGIYVGGTIHEVAQVVAVPASVVGAPTEMANSAVIVKMTRVIMIAPMLIVLGIYLSMQAKKSGGTTEGVKLVIPWFAVYFIGMAGFNSLGLVPQNIVDIINEIDTFLLTMAMTALGMGTIFAKFKGLGLAPLYTAGAMFVWLVIGGFIVTKVITAIF; this is encoded by the coding sequence ATGGCGTTTACAAAAGAGAATAGAAAAGGCACTATCTCTGGAATCATATTTGTTGCTATTTTCGCTGCAGCAGCAACTATGATTGCAGACATTTCTGCCGTAAAAGCATTGGGGATTTCTCCTCTTGTTATAGGTATAGTTATGGGAATTTTTTATGCAAATACACTGCATAATAATGTTCCAAGTGAGTGGGGAACAGGTATAACTTTTTCTGGTAAAAAGATACTTCGTTTTGCTATAGTTTTTTATGGTTTTCGTATAACATTTCAGCAGATTGCGGATGTTGGTATGAGTGGCTTTATGGTTTCTCTGATAATGCTTAGTACGACATTTATTTTAGGCTCATATCTTGGATATAAGATATTTAAGATGGAAAAAGATACAGCGATGCTAACAGCTAGTGGAGCTGCTGTTTGTGGTGCGGCTGCGGTTTTAGCAACTGAGCCTGTTTTAAAAGCAGAAGGACACAAAACAGCAATAGCTGTCTCTATGGTTGTTCTTTTTGGAACTATATCAATGTTTTTGTATCCAGTTCTTTATGCATCCATCATAGAACCATCAAGTGGATTTTTACATATGACACCTCAAGAATTTGGTATCTATGTAGGAGGAACTATTCATGAAGTTGCTCAAGTTGTAGCAGTTCCTGCATCTGTAGTTGGTGCTCCTACTGAGATGGCAAACTCGGCTGTTATTGTTAAGATGACAAGAGTTATTATGATAGCTCCTATGCTTATTGTTCTTGGGATTTACCTCTCAATGCAAGCTAAAAAAAGTGGAGGGACTACAGAGGGTGTAAAACTTGTAATTCCATGGTTTGCAGTTTATTTTATAGGTATGGCAGGATTTAATTCACTTGGACTTGTACCTCAAAATATAGTAGATATTATAAACGAGATAGATACTTTCTTGCTGACAATGGCTATGACTGCTCTTGGTATGGGGACTATTTTTGCAAAATTTAAAGGATTAGGATTAGCACCACTTTATACGGCTGGTGCTATGTTTGTTTGGTTAGTTATTGGTGGATTTATTGTTACTAAAGTTATAACTGCTATTTTTTAA
- a CDS encoding DUF748 domain-containing protein — protein sequence MFKKIQKTLLYFLLFYSLLGFVVLPLVLKSQLIELTKKETNATLFIDSIFFNPFIFSLKINDIQLKDINDKHLASLESIVVNLEAYSLLQATVNVKDIILQNPKITLIYNKDKSINFASIVKQKDEVIKQESSSDFEMPRVILSRVAIVNGGLNYEDYTNTTPFEFSFKRIGFELRNIDTKDFSSSDATLRFYTALGDGGFFDLKSNIVGLKPFAINGSVCFEASKLYTQWKYVQDGLNLEVADGKLAFNANYSLNLADLNSTSIDNASIYVDNLRVKPKNKHKDVLNLENFFVSGVSLKPMLQDVHIKNIALESLHLKVKRDSAKNLDWLEYIKTNFSQTDSTNEVEVKKETKAWSVLVDDIALENIKVDFIDEGVKPNVTTKLNDFDLYVKNLSLDAKEPFSYEMKLRANEEFVCTSNGDVNHKIVDAKTYVKCSGFDVVKFRPYIDEVARDALSVYDVKLHSANIGFDANISVLGENDEFALKLKDANFNLSKFALYKRSTNERLLDFKDFDINNLTLSTKDKSIDIEKSTLTKLNINTAMEKDAKLNIDNLIVVKKSKSSEDLKSKENKKEPQYRVKLKHFALASAKLNFKDKTLNPSLNTRVDRINFNAYNIDSKENSWLNYDVSARLNSKGYAKSKGKLRHTPLKNKSDFNLKKISLKEFSPYIEKDLHLKLNDGYIDLKTKVEYAKSDKTSDLKLNGNLDVKEFFLNDSRDNSTLISFNNMSLKDFDYEMSPDRAFVNELNIDGFYVNAIVNKNKSMNLSTLSKSKKVESKDAKTSKSVDANNSKFPFKIMKINVASGSAKFADYSLPLDFKTDIHDLNGAVYSVSNEDSQISYIDIAGEIDKYGSTKLLGSIDSSDPKLYTDLDFNFRNLDLNSMSGYSANFAGYKIAKGKLFLDLGYEILNSQMLGKNSIIVKQIELGDEIKDENITSLPLGFAIALLEDADGIIDINMPVEGNVDAPDFKYGALVFKTFANLIVKAVASPFKFLGSMMGLDGEKLEFVEFEAGSSVILPPEKEKLDNITKLLLKRPKITLKITPQYDNTQDGWILKQEKLILMVMKKSGIKNKAQQQNSMSIELLEDVYKNLASTKKLSEIRKKLSKTHKDEALEIAYQKELLRQTTQMQVVSQEELQALANQRASLLKEYLVDFKNIAIKRVVVQSAQNVQKDKENWVKTKLEVIVK from the coding sequence ATGTTTAAAAAAATTCAAAAGACACTGTTGTACTTTCTTTTGTTTTACTCACTTTTGGGTTTTGTTGTTCTTCCTTTAGTTTTAAAATCACAGCTTATTGAACTAACTAAAAAAGAGACAAATGCAACACTTTTTATAGATAGTATTTTTTTTAATCCTTTTATATTTAGTTTAAAAATAAATGATATTCAACTCAAAGATATAAACGATAAGCATCTAGCATCCTTAGAGTCAATAGTTGTAAACTTAGAAGCTTACTCACTTTTACAAGCTACTGTAAATGTTAAAGATATAATCCTTCAAAATCCTAAAATAACACTTATTTATAATAAAGACAAATCTATAAATTTTGCATCTATAGTTAAACAAAAAGATGAAGTTATAAAACAAGAGAGCAGTTCAGATTTTGAGATGCCAAGAGTGATATTGAGCAGAGTGGCTATAGTAAATGGAGGCTTAAATTATGAAGACTATACAAATACAACACCATTTGAATTTTCATTTAAACGTATAGGTTTTGAGTTAAGAAATATAGACACAAAAGACTTTAGTTCAAGCGATGCTACACTTAGATTTTATACTGCTCTTGGAGATGGTGGTTTTTTTGACTTAAAGAGCAATATAGTAGGACTTAAACCATTTGCTATAAATGGTAGTGTATGTTTTGAAGCCAGTAAACTTTATACACAGTGGAAGTATGTTCAAGATGGACTTAATCTTGAAGTTGCAGATGGAAAGCTTGCTTTTAATGCAAACTACTCTCTTAATCTTGCCGATTTAAACTCTACAAGCATAGATAATGCAAGTATATATGTAGATAATTTAAGAGTAAAACCAAAAAATAAACATAAAGATGTTTTAAATCTTGAGAATTTTTTTGTGAGTGGAGTTAGTTTAAAACCTATGCTTCAAGATGTCCATATTAAAAATATAGCTTTAGAATCTTTGCATCTAAAAGTAAAAAGAGATAGTGCAAAAAATCTTGACTGGTTAGAGTATATAAAAACAAATTTTTCTCAAACTGACTCTACTAATGAGGTAGAAGTCAAAAAAGAGACTAAAGCGTGGAGTGTTTTAGTTGATGATATTGCCTTAGAAAATATAAAGGTAGACTTTATAGATGAGGGCGTTAAACCAAATGTTACAACAAAACTAAATGACTTTGATTTATATGTAAAAAATTTAAGCTTAGATGCTAAAGAGCCTTTTAGCTACGAGATGAAGTTAAGAGCAAATGAAGAGTTTGTTTGTACTTCAAATGGAGATGTTAATCATAAAATTGTAGATGCTAAAACTTATGTAAAATGTAGTGGATTTGATGTAGTTAAATTCCGCCCATATATAGATGAGGTAGCTAGGGATGCACTTAGTGTTTATGATGTAAAACTTCACAGCGCTAATATTGGTTTTGATGCAAACATAAGTGTTTTAGGTGAAAATGACGAGTTTGCTCTAAAGCTCAAAGATGCAAATTTTAATCTCTCAAAATTTGCTCTTTATAAGAGAAGCACAAACGAGAGATTGTTGGATTTTAAAGATTTTGATATAAATAATCTTACACTTAGTACCAAAGATAAATCTATAGATATAGAAAAATCAACACTTACAAAATTAAATATAAATACTGCGATGGAAAAAGATGCTAAGTTAAATATAGACAATTTAATAGTTGTAAAAAAATCCAAAAGTAGTGAAGATTTAAAGTCTAAAGAAAACAAAAAAGAGCCTCAATATAGAGTTAAGCTAAAGCATTTTGCACTAGCATCTGCAAAGTTAAACTTTAAGGATAAAACTCTAAACCCATCTCTAAATACAAGAGTAGATAGAATAAACTTTAACGCTTATAATATTGATTCAAAAGAAAATAGTTGGCTCAACTATGACGTATCTGCGAGGCTTAACTCAAAAGGCTATGCTAAATCAAAAGGAAAACTAAGACATACTCCGCTAAAAAACAAAAGTGATTTTAATCTTAAGAAAATCTCTTTAAAAGAGTTTAGTCCATACATAGAAAAGGATTTGCATCTTAAATTAAATGATGGATATATAGATCTAAAAACTAAAGTAGAGTATGCAAAAAGCGATAAAACGTCTGATTTAAAACTCAATGGCAACTTGGATGTAAAAGAATTTTTTCTAAATGATTCTAGGGACAACTCAACACTTATCTCTTTTAACAATATGTCTTTAAAAGATTTTGACTATGAAATGTCGCCAGATAGAGCTTTTGTGAATGAGCTAAATATAGATGGCTTTTATGTAAATGCTATTGTAAATAAAAATAAAAGCATGAATCTATCTACTCTTTCTAAATCAAAAAAAGTAGAGTCAAAAGATGCTAAAACTAGTAAAAGTGTAGATGCCAACAACTCAAAGTTTCCATTTAAAATTATGAAAATAAATGTTGCATCTGGTAGTGCAAAATTTGCTGATTATTCTCTTCCTCTTGATTTTAAAACTGATATCCATGATTTAAATGGCGCTGTTTACTCCGTATCAAATGAAGATTCTCAAATTAGTTATATAGATATTGCTGGCGAGATAGACAAGTATGGTTCTACTAAACTTTTGGGTTCTATTGATAGCTCAGATCCTAAACTTTACACAGATTTGGATTTTAATTTTAGAAATTTAGATTTAAATTCAATGAGTGGTTACAGTGCTAATTTTGCAGGTTACAAGATAGCAAAAGGAAAGCTTTTTTTAGATCTTGGTTATGAGATATTAAACTCTCAAATGTTAGGAAAAAACTCTATTATTGTAAAACAAATAGAGCTTGGGGATGAGATAAAAGATGAAAATATAACATCACTACCTCTTGGTTTTGCCATAGCTCTTTTAGAAGATGCTGATGGCATAATAGATATAAATATGCCCGTTGAGGGAAATGTAGATGCTCCCGACTTTAAGTACGGTGCTTTAGTATTTAAAACCTTTGCAAATTTGATAGTAAAAGCTGTAGCATCTCCATTTAAATTTTTAGGTTCTATGATGGGACTTGATGGTGAAAAACTAGAGTTTGTAGAGTTTGAAGCTGGTTCTAGTGTGATTTTACCTCCTGAAAAAGAGAAACTTGACAATATCACAAAACTACTCCTAAAAAGACCAAAAATAACTCTAAAAATCACTCCACAATATGATAATACACAAGATGGATGGATACTAAAACAAGAAAAATTAATCCTTATGGTTATGAAAAAAAGTGGTATTAAAAATAAAGCACAACAACAAAATTCTATGAGTATTGAACTCTTAGAAGATGTATATAAAAACTTAGCATCTACAAAAAAACTTAGTGAGATAAGAAAAAAACTAAGTAAAACGCATAAAGATGAAGCACTAGAGATAGCTTATCAAAAAGAGCTTCTAAGACAAACAACACAGATGCAAGTAGTATCACAAGAAGAGTTACAAGCCTTAGCAAATCAAAGAGCCTCTCTTTTAAAAGAGTATTTGGTAGATTTTAAAAATATAGCTATTAAAAGAGTAGTAGTTCAAAGTGCACAAAATGTTCAAAAAGATAAAGAAAACTGGGTTAAAACAAAGTTAGAAGTAATTGTAAAATAA
- the ccoG gene encoding cytochrome c oxidase accessory protein CcoG, which produces MSKENSGITIPTPWRIKRYYFYIVITLISLVLPWITVDGNHFFLLSFDKLKLHLAFIQFDMQELYLMPFLLMLMFLGIFGMTVMGGRVFCGWVCPQTVFRVIYRDLIETKLLGLRKRIKNKQQDPDMSKTENKVKKAVAILIWTILSLIAGANFMWYFVPPEDFFAYLNDFNNHWTLFGTVIGIAVFLIYDIVFLKENFCVYVCPYSRVQSVLYDEHTVMALYDMHRGGNIYDENKEKQFTKQKDIQVNEPHAECTACESCVTVCPTHIDIRKGLQLECINCLECVDACTTVMGKLGKPSLVTWSSDYEIVDQKGKTKFFRGKILAYIGLLVGLMVILAMMGSTKEHMLLNINKETRLYSVKHLSDDKFVVDNAYEFLLQNTQSKKMKFFFEVIPPKGMEGKITIAKPSKAFTAVPGMKKKKIVVLRTTEMLVDDARKDTVLPITIRAYAIGHEDKIVVFRKSTFIFPRADIIKDKK; this is translated from the coding sequence ATGAGTAAAGAAAATTCAGGTATTACAATACCGACACCATGGAGAATTAAACGCTATTATTTTTATATAGTAATAACTCTAATATCTTTAGTTTTACCTTGGATAACAGTAGATGGAAATCACTTTTTTCTACTTAGTTTTGATAAGTTAAAGTTGCATCTTGCATTTATTCAGTTTGATATGCAAGAGTTATATCTGATGCCATTTTTACTAATGCTAATGTTTTTAGGAATCTTTGGTATGACCGTAATGGGTGGTCGTGTTTTTTGTGGTTGGGTTTGTCCGCAAACTGTTTTTCGAGTTATATATAGAGACTTGATAGAAACAAAGCTACTTGGTCTTAGAAAACGTATAAAAAACAAACAACAAGACCCAGATATGAGCAAAACAGAAAATAAGGTTAAAAAAGCTGTAGCTATTTTGATATGGACTATTCTTTCTCTTATAGCTGGAGCAAACTTTATGTGGTACTTTGTTCCTCCTGAAGATTTTTTCGCTTATCTAAATGACTTTAATAATCACTGGACTCTTTTTGGTACAGTTATTGGAATAGCAGTTTTTCTTATATATGATATAGTATTTTTAAAAGAAAATTTTTGTGTATATGTATGTCCATATTCAAGAGTTCAATCTGTTTTATATGATGAACACACTGTTATGGCACTCTATGATATGCATAGAGGTGGAAACATCTATGATGAAAATAAAGAAAAACAATTTACAAAACAAAAAGATATTCAAGTAAATGAACCTCATGCGGAGTGTACAGCTTGTGAGAGTTGTGTGACCGTTTGTCCTACTCATATTGATATTCGTAAGGGTCTTCAACTAGAGTGTATAAACTGTTTGGAGTGTGTAGATGCTTGTACAACAGTTATGGGTAAGCTTGGAAAACCATCACTTGTTACTTGGTCTAGTGACTACGAAATAGTAGATCAAAAAGGTAAAACAAAATTTTTCCGTGGGAAAATTTTGGCTTATATAGGTTTGCTTGTTGGTTTGATGGTTATTTTAGCGATGATGGGAAGCACAAAAGAGCATATGCTTTTAAATATCAATAAAGAGACTCGTCTTTACTCTGTTAAACACTTATCAGATGATAAGTTTGTAGTTGATAATGCTTATGAATTTTTGCTTCAAAATACTCAAAGTAAAAAGATGAAATTTTTCTTTGAAGTTATTCCTCCAAAAGGGATGGAAGGTAAAATTACTATTGCTAAGCCTAGCAAAGCTTTTACAGCAGTTCCTGGAATGAAAAAGAAAAAGATAGTAGTTCTTAGAACTACAGAGATGCTAGTTGATGATGCTAGAAAAGATACAGTTTTACCTATAACCATACGTGCATATGCTATTGGGCATGAAGATAAAATAGTAGTCTTTAGAAAATCTACTTTTATTTTTCCTAGAGCTGATATCATCAAAGATAAAAAATAA
- the metH gene encoding methionine synthase codes for MNTKDYILNTIKKRPLIIDGAMGTQLQQRDDKISEEAWEGNEGCNELLNVTAPEVLSEIFHAYLTSGADLITTNTFGSFSWVLDEYQIGNRAYELTRAGAELVKQECQKFSTPEHPRFCLGSIGPGTKLPSLGHITYDEMYAGYTEFCLALIDGGVDIFLLETAQDPLQIKAALHACQEASRQKDVEIPIMVSVTIELSGTMLIGTDATTIATILEPFDILSLGFNCGTGPEQVLKHVKTLSEVWHKPISVHANAGLPQNRGGYTHYPMGPDEFTDKQEAFLSYDGVSFLGGCCGTTPQHIRALVNRVSSIIPKPATGSHPNSIASLFNTTTLMQEPAPLLMGERSNATGSKAFRELLLEEDYEGTLSVAQQQVRAGAHVIDVNVGFAGRDETKDMNAVISMYNQKIALPLMPDSTQTTGLETALKNIGGKPILNSVNLEDGEPKFDAVCALAKKFGTSLVCLTIDEVGMAKTVEKKLAIADRIIDLATNRHGIKKEDLVFDVLTFTLGSGDEEYFEAGINTIEAIRALRKKHPEVSATLGLSNISFGLDKDARPYLNSMFLHHCIEAGLTSVIINVKHIIPINKISQEDQDICDDLIFNRKPNGEALFNFIEHFSTKEAIDNDAVDEAYLAMSDEEKITKLLMDGDKERMIPLVEEARKKIAPEKIVNEILIDAMKVVGELFGSGQMQLPFVLQSAETMKKTVDHLNPYLPKVEKEVDTTLALGTVKGDVHDVGKNLVDIILSNNGFQVQNLGIKVELEDFIQATKDGHISAFGMSGLLVKSTQVMQENLKALKAEGIAIPVLLGGAALTRSFIDEFCRPFYDGPIFYCKDAFDGVTAMSRIEAGNFDTDLHGKDKEEKVVKEKKEVIIPPFNELKMPSRDVKVPTPPFWGRREIKLTSAQIEMAFEWVNHKILFKSRWGYSSKGMTKEQYQKQVDEVIMPAYEKLKAQFLDEKLFEPTIIYGYWPCRSDDNTLLIFDESEGYNSSDEINTEHLDHVIGRAIKQFTFPRQSKAPHRALSDFFHNDRHDCLALTCVSAGAKLSEVERKIYEEGNYTEYYQFHGLGVELAEALAEIAHKQIRLDLNISEGEGSKLSDVQMNKYQGSRYSFGYAACPDLELNRPLFDLLKPEEFGIELSETFQIHPEQSTSALVVYHPNATYYNV; via the coding sequence ATGAATACAAAAGATTATATACTAAATACTATAAAAAAGCGTCCTCTTATTATTGATGGAGCGATGGGAACTCAGCTTCAACAAAGAGATGATAAAATCTCAGAAGAAGCATGGGAGGGCAATGAAGGTTGTAATGAACTTCTAAATGTTACTGCTCCCGAAGTTTTAAGTGAAATTTTTCATGCCTACTTAACTTCTGGTGCGGACCTCATCACTACAAACACATTTGGTTCTTTTTCTTGGGTTTTAGATGAGTACCAAATAGGTAATCGTGCTTATGAACTTACACGTGCAGGGGCAGAGCTTGTAAAACAAGAGTGCCAAAAATTTTCAACACCAGAGCATCCACGTTTTTGTCTAGGTTCTATTGGACCGGGAACAAAACTACCTTCACTTGGTCACATTACTTATGATGAGATGTATGCGGGATATACTGAATTTTGTTTAGCTTTAATTGATGGTGGGGTAGATATATTTTTACTTGAAACTGCTCAAGACCCATTACAAATAAAAGCTGCTCTTCACGCATGTCAAGAAGCATCTCGCCAAAAAGATGTAGAAATTCCTATCATGGTTTCTGTAACTATCGAACTTAGTGGAACTATGCTTATCGGTACAGATGCAACTACTATTGCAACTATTTTAGAGCCTTTTGATATTTTAAGTCTTGGTTTTAACTGTGGAACTGGACCTGAACAAGTCTTAAAACATGTAAAAACTCTAAGTGAAGTTTGGCATAAACCTATAAGTGTTCACGCAAATGCAGGTCTTCCTCAAAATCGTGGAGGTTACACTCATTATCCAATGGGTCCAGATGAATTTACAGACAAACAAGAAGCATTTTTATCTTACGATGGCGTAAGTTTTCTGGGAGGATGCTGCGGAACTACACCTCAACATATTCGTGCACTAGTAAATAGAGTAAGTTCTATCATACCAAAACCAGCAACTGGCTCGCATCCAAACTCCATAGCATCTCTTTTTAACACAACAACTCTTATGCAAGAACCCGCACCTCTACTTATGGGAGAACGCTCAAACGCAACTGGTTCAAAAGCTTTTCGTGAACTTCTTTTAGAAGAAGATTATGAGGGAACTCTCTCAGTTGCACAACAACAAGTTCGTGCAGGAGCACACGTAATAGACGTAAATGTTGGTTTTGCAGGTCGTGATGAAACTAAAGATATGAACGCAGTTATAAGTATGTATAACCAAAAAATAGCACTTCCTCTTATGCCAGACTCTACTCAAACAACTGGACTTGAGACTGCACTTAAAAATATCGGTGGAAAACCTATACTAAACTCTGTAAACCTTGAAGATGGTGAACCAAAGTTTGATGCAGTATGTGCTTTAGCTAAAAAGTTTGGTACAAGCTTAGTTTGTCTTACCATAGATGAAGTTGGTATGGCTAAAACAGTTGAGAAAAAACTCGCTATTGCAGATAGAATCATAGATTTAGCAACTAACCGTCATGGTATTAAAAAAGAAGATTTAGTTTTTGATGTTTTAACATTTACACTAGGAAGTGGTGATGAAGAGTATTTCGAGGCTGGCATAAATACCATAGAAGCTATCCGCGCTCTTCGCAAAAAACACCCTGAAGTTAGTGCTACTCTTGGTCTCTCAAACATATCTTTTGGACTTGACAAAGATGCAAGACCTTACCTAAACTCTATGTTTTTACATCACTGCATCGAAGCTGGTCTTACTTCGGTTATTATCAATGTTAAACACATTATTCCCATAAATAAAATCAGCCAAGAAGATCAAGATATCTGTGATGATTTAATCTTCAACCGCAAACCTAACGGCGAAGCTCTTTTTAACTTCATAGAGCACTTTAGCACTAAAGAAGCTATTGATAATGATGCAGTAGATGAGGCTTATCTAGCTATGAGTGATGAAGAAAAAATCACTAAACTCCTTATGGATGGGGATAAAGAGAGAATGATACCTCTTGTTGAAGAGGCTCGCAAAAAAATAGCTCCAGAGAAAATTGTAAATGAGATTCTCATAGATGCTATGAAAGTTGTAGGCGAACTTTTTGGTTCAGGTCAGATGCAACTACCATTTGTTCTTCAAAGTGCTGAGACTATGAAAAAAACAGTTGATCACTTAAATCCATACTTACCAAAAGTTGAAAAAGAAGTAGACACAACTCTGGCTCTTGGAACTGTAAAAGGTGATGTTCACGATGTTGGTAAAAACCTTGTAGATATCATCCTCTCAAACAATGGTTTTCAAGTTCAAAACCTTGGCATAAAAGTAGAGCTAGAAGACTTTATACAAGCTACAAAAGATGGGCATATTTCTGCATTTGGTATGAGTGGTCTTTTGGTAAAATCTACCCAAGTTATGCAAGAGAACTTAAAAGCTCTAAAGGCTGAGGGCATCGCTATTCCTGTTTTACTTGGTGGAGCTGCTCTTACAAGAAGTTTTATAGATGAGTTTTGTCGCCCTTTTTATGATGGTCCTATCTTTTACTGTAAAGATGCATTTGATGGAGTTACTGCCATGAGTCGCATCGAAGCAGGTAATTTTGACACCGACCTTCATGGCAAAGACAAAGAAGAAAAAGTTGTTAAAGAGAAAAAAGAGGTAATCATTCCGCCTTTTAACGAGCTTAAGATGCCATCTCGTGATGTAAAAGTTCCAACTCCTCCATTTTGGGGAAGACGTGAGATAAAACTCACATCAGCTCAAATAGAGATGGCATTTGAATGGGTAAACCACAAAATACTTTTTAAATCTCGTTGGGGATATAGCTCAAAAGGTATGACAAAAGAGCAGTACCAAAAACAGGTAGATGAAGTCATTATGCCTGCTTATGAAAAACTAAAAGCTCAATTTTTGGATGAAAAACTTTTCGAGCCAACTATCATCTACGGTTATTGGCCTTGTCGAAGTGATGATAACACTCTTCTTATCTTTGATGAGAGCGAGGGCTATAACTCTAGTGATGAAATCAATACTGAGCATCTAGATCATGTTATAGGTAGAGCAATCAAACAGTTTACTTTTCCTAGACAATCAAAAGCACCGCATCGAGCGTTGAGTGATTTCTTCCATAACGATAGACATGACTGTCTAGCACTTACTTGTGTTAGTGCTGGAGCAAAACTAAGTGAAGTTGAGCGTAAGATTTACGAAGAGGGAAATTATACAGAATACTATCAGTTTCATGGTTTAGGAGTTGAGTTAGCAGAAGCATTGGCAGAAATAGCTCACAAACAGATTAGACTAGATTTAAATATTTCAGAAGGTGAAGGAAGTAAACTAAGCGATGTTCAGATGAATAAATACCAAGGAAGTAGATACTCATTTGGTTATGCGGCTTGTCCTGATCTTGAACTTAATCGTCCTCTTTTTGATCTTTTAAAGCCTGAAGAGTTTGGAATTGAGCTGAGTGAAACCTTTCAAATTCATCCAGAACAATCAACTAGTGCATTGGTTGTTTACCATCCAAACGCAACTTATTATAACGTCTAA